ACAATCTCATCTACCCAATCTTCATCACGTAAATGAAACAATTCTGTTTCCTACAAATGAATGTATGATATGACATGGAAAATAACATAATTGTGCAGGAGTTTGACTGATATCACAGTTTTAATTGTACTTAAGTGGACTTCTGCCTTCTCATCTCTGCTTCTTTGTCACTCTCTCCTATAGAGACAGTGCAGATGCAGTGGAACCCATCGGCAGCCTGCCGGGACAAGCAAGGTGAGAATCCTTATGGTCATCTCATATCAGCACATCTCAGGTTCAGGCACAACAACTACGTGCCTACTTATTTGATCTACTTGAAGGAAATTACAATGTGTTGACTGAGTTGTTTGAAGTGTTCAATTTAACACAAAGCACATGATGAACACACACGGTGTCGTTCAGCTGCTGCCTCCACTGAGGGTGTTGTTGTCAGATAAAAGCAGACAGGCAGGGTGGACCCAGGGCCAAACACCGGACCTGGACCAAGATAAGAGGAGAATCCGTTAGACCTCTATTCTTCACAAAAGAAATCCAAACTTCAAACCcacttttacattttgaatGTTTCTAAGGTATAAGCTtgagaatttcttttttaattgtggAATTTTGTCCCTGAGATTTGAGTTCCTTTTccttgaaaaaattaaataatttcactGTGATTTCCTTCCCTGAAATGCCCTTTTGGATTTTCTTCCATTCACATGATAGGAATTATGTTTATTCTCCTTAATAGATACGGGGTCAACAAGCTGGAAGAGATGTTGCAGCCCCTTGTGGAGAATGGCTTGAAATGTGTGCTTATTTTTGGCGTTCCAGCAAAAATAGAAAAGGTAtggtttctaaaaaaaaaataaaaataaaaaaaaaaaaaaaaaatggactgaCCTTCTTATCACTCACTACTGCATGGTAGTTTCAGCCTAATATGACAGCTTTGCAATGAACTACAACTTTGACTTTGAGTCAGAATGCGACGCAGACACCCAGCTACAGTGTTGGACCTCACTAATACTGTTGTGGTTGAATGggagcaaatcccagcagcCAGGTTCTAAAATCTAGCGAGCAGTCTGAAGCCGAAGGGGAGGAGGTTCATACAGCTACAGATGAATAAACCATGACATGACATTCTCTGCGTGGCAGTAAACTTCCTTCTTTCCACTCAAATACTCCATAATCTGGACTTCTCTCATCAGGATGACAGGGGTTCAGGTGCTGACACAGATGACACTCCAGCTGTACTGGCAGTGAAGAAGATCCGATCTTTGTTCCCAGACCTGTTGGTGGCCTGTGACGTCTGCTTGTGTCCCTACACGTCGCATGGACACTGTGGTCAGTGACTCTTCAAATGATTTACCTCTTGTTTATTTCTCAAAAGGAACAGTGTCAAAACACGGAGGCACTGCACGCATTGTTGTTTTCTATTGTGTTCTCTTCTGTTTTATTCCAGGTATCCTTAATGGTGATGGCACTCTGAACAATGATGCCAGCTGCCTGCGCTTGGCAGAGGTGGCCATGGCCTATGCCCAGGCTGgtaattcttgttttttttttgtgtgtgtgtgtctgtcttttaaaaGAGACAAACTTGAATAAATACTGCTTCCTCTTCATGCTGCTTGATTCTTAATGGTCTTTTTAAGAAGAGATGGAGCAGtattaaaagtatttatttatttatttatttattcaaccaGCTTTGTACAGATGCTGTactctgtttggttttaaagttttaattaaaatagtattttattgaaattttttaaGTAGGTTCTGTAATGTGTCTTGTCAAAGTTTTTGTCTTTATGCTTAttcttttaatgtatttatttatacattcagGGTgaatttatacacacacacagacacgtcaGACACTGAAAAATTCACAATACAATCTAGTATTAGAAGTTCTTTGGTGTCAGGTTAAAGTTGTATACAGTGATGATGAGTATTTTGAGATTTTGGCTCATGACCTCAGGATGTGTAAAATCCTGTACTCACAGTATTGTCAGCTCCACACTCACATAGATATCAAATGGCAAGTTAATTTGGACTGATCCAGGTTTGATGCATTCCTAACAATTTTCTTGGTCACGTGTTCATCAGGCTGTCACATCATCGCCCCCTCTGATATGATGGATGGAAGAGTCAGAGCTATAAAACAAGCTCTGATATCCAATGGTTTGGGAAATAAGGTAAACAACTGATCATAAAGCTAGAATTGTTCATATTGTCCACAAATCTGATTTAAGCCCACACATTTTCAATACTTTCTGACTTGTAATAACCTTGTAGGTGGTACCAGGCCAAAATCAGCTGGTTCCAATTGAATACATTAACATAAAGTTTGGATGTAGTAAAAACTCAGTTGTGTTCTAAAATAGTTGAACACTTTAGTGTTTCAGTAAATGTAATTCAAACTGGAGCATTTATTTAGATTATATTAAGATGCACACTAATCCACAGTTGATGCTTAAGTGTATATTTAAATGAGTGAAAACCACTGCTGTGTGTTAATTGTAATTAAGAGATGTGTGACCCATCGCAGCAGTGTGTCTCAATGTTGTGTGTCTATAGTTTTTGGAAAAATTGGACTTTTGTGGTACAGAGAAATAAGGTGCTTTGAAAATACAGACTATTCTGGTACATTCTGTTCATTAGTGGAGTTTTCACATAATTTGTTGACAGTAAAAcgataaataattttttctcgTACATGCAAATGAATCGTAGTTTCATTGGTTTTATGTCCCTTCTGGTTCTCTTCAGGTTTCAGTACTGAGCTACAGTGCAAAGTTTGCCTCTTGTTACTATGGGCCTTTCCGGTAAGTACTCAGTCTTGGAATGCGTGTAAACAGATCAGTGAGTCAGTATGTTGAAGGAAGTTCGGGAATGAAAGtcactgctgtgtttggatACAGAGATGCTGCTCAGTCCAAACCTGCGTTTGGGGACAGACGCTGCTATCAGCTGCCTCCTGGAGCCAGAGGACTGGCCATTCGAGCTGTGGTGACTTGATCTGTGTGTTCATCTGGGTTAACTGTATTTTGCGGAAACAGTTGTAGGAGTTGCtgcttttggtttgtgttgcaGGAGCGAGATGTGAGAGAGGGAGCGGATATGCTCATGGTGAAACCAGGTTTGCCGTATCTGGATATCGTGAGAGAGGTCAAAGACAAGGTCTGCAGTTAAACTAGTTCAATAAGGAACAATACTACAGCTTTGTAATTTTGGAACTGTACTGTTGCtatgaaaaaaaatcccagagtCATAGTCTGCAGAGAGATttcctcctccaaaaaaaaagaaaacatccctGCAGCTGTTAGAGTAAGTGTCTGCACCGGGATTGGTCTTAACTTTCCCTGCATGTCCCCTTCAGTTCCCCGCTCACCCCTTGGCTGTGTACAACGTGTCGGGAGAGTTTGCCATGATGTGGCATGGAGCGCAGGCTGGAGCCTTTGACTTGCGGGCTGCTGTGATGGAGGCCATGACCGCCTTCCGCAGGGCaggtgagagaggaggggaggtagcactcactcactcacatacaTAACTGAAATGTTAAGAAATAGCTTTCCTTTAAGACTtcttattatgattattattttccaCCAGCTGGGTGTCCTTCCACCCCCACCTCTGTTTGACAGGTTATTACACAAAGTTCGATGTTGTGAACTTGGTCTTTGCACTGTTGCAGTTTCATATTCAGCAACGGGACAAGGGGGACCCTGCAaacattcctcctcctcacaaaATCAATGAAAGAAGATAAAAACTGTCACTGTGCTGTGCATAATTAAATCATAATGTGGCTTTAGACTCTGCACATCCATTGAGAAGAAAATCTTTCACGATTACCCAGATTGGCAGCATAAATCAAAAACCCAGGGGACTGTCATCAAGTATTAACAGCTCTAGTCTGAGCATGTCACGCTTTGCTCCACTCAGAAGTGATATtttggatggatgatgatgatgagggtggTGGTGGATCAGCTGATAACTGCAGATCTGATGTGTGCCTTGGACAAGCTTTGGTTCAGTGCAGCAAAATGCTTTTTATCAGTTCAGTTGTAAACATGATCTGGCAGGtcattttcctctgctctgtgatgCAGGtgctgacatcatcatcacttaCTACGCACCTCAGCTGCTCACCTGGTTGAAGGAGTGAAGTATGAAGACCTGACGCCAAAGGATGAATGGACCAACAACTGATCAAACCTGGAGGCAAAGCGCACCAAGGGAAATGAAAACTATCTCTCCAGTTATAAGCTTTCATCTTACTGTTTCTGTTCACCAATCCAAACATTTGAAAGTGTTTATACATGTGTGGACTGGTTTCTAAAGTACATCCGGTATCCAATTGGATGCTGTATAAAGGGCAAAATATAGCTCAAGCTATCTTTCCATTAAAGCTTTGGACTAGTGATCTCAACATGGAGCATTTAAAGTTTGATAATCTTGTTGGTGCTTTCAGCTTTATATCATTAGGGTCACCACGAAATGAATTCAATGGTGTCTTAGCTAATACGATGTAAtgaatgtatgtttgtatgGGTTTGGGTCATACAGATTTCTGATTATCTATATACAATATGTGACCACTGTCAGAATCTAACAAGCACTTAACCTTTGGAAGAAATAAAACCATTCAGGGCTACAAACCTGTGTGCCAACAGCTCTTTGTGTACAGACCAAGTGCATACAGAAAGTCTAACAATTACATGTGTCTCAGAACAGTCAGATAAATCTTATACAGAGCGTCAgcataaaaatgtaatgttcACTGAGAGGTTGTAGGATATATTTAAAGAATGAATGTACAAGAGTATTTCATAGCAATGCCATTTCcaattgtttaaaataatttttaggtGAACTGGTGTTCATGAGTCTGAGTGTACAGTAGCATCCCCTTTAGTGCTGACTGATGGGGACCTGAGAGTTGCTGTAGAGAATTTGAAACACCATTTGAGCATCTTCCTCATGTACAGTAGAATGACTAGAATGTCTTTATTCTCATTGTACTCAAGTGTACTCTTGTCCTTCCTGGACATCTGACATGCTCCTATTGACTGAGTTATTCTTACAGAGCACTAACCAAAAAATTAGACTTGACCAAAACCTATTCAGTGGCTCAAATCCAGATTTTTAATGCCACTGATGACTGGACAAAATGCCCAAACATGCCATTTAACGACATGATGGGATCATCCAAGTGGCATCTGTTTCCAGTGTTGAAGTTCAGATCAATTCAGTGCTGATATCccgatttttggggctacaattcgattcagaattgattttcaattcaaaatgatttgattcgtactgatttctgcttcaatctgtaggtgtgcaaaggataCTGCTCTACTCCAGTCTtctttgcaagacagaatgacaaattgagacattaaagtgtcttctTCACATTTAtgaagttttaaacatttatccatgctgagatggaattgttgcataaaagcaatatcacatattgcttaagtaacaaaaataaaactgtccctataaaaaaaataatgtactTAAACATGGTTTCCTCATTTGCAAACCATGCACACATGGTTTGCAAAATGACTCATGTCAAACTCGTTCTTTCCGGGCAAATTGGTTAATTGATAACGAatgatggactgggctacaacAAGGAACGACCAGACCAGAGTAGAGACATATCTGTCACTAATCATGCACGCTccccaccagtgaagcagcCGTCTGAGTGCTAAGTCAAACGAGAGTCACTccctgagctcaacacaaagaggctgaCGATCATGTACTTCAGTGGAGATGTCAGTGAtgggtggaaaaccaaagagcatggggagaGAAGAAATTTAAAAGTTTTTGGTTTTCAACAAACTATACACAACAAAAGCTGAGCAACGATATGCTTGAACCTTCTAACAAATGTAAACTTAGTTTTAGGGCAAGTAAATCTTCCCTGATTTGCACATATGCTGCTGaaacaccaaatgaaaaaaagtttcagaCTTAAAACTGCAATGGTATGAAAAACCGTGCATTTTCATCTCTTGACAACCAACGATCTCCTGTGAGGCTATTTCCggtttttaaacaaacaaaaacaaaaagtgactcagaaaaacaaagcaggggTAAACTCTCCTTTTCCTCAGCGTGACCCAATCTTACCTCAGAGAAACTGGAGAACTAGGAgggtgaagcagcagctgcagcagcttgtctTGTCTGCAGGTCAAAGTGTAAATATGTGGAGCTGAACTGTCCCGCTCTCCTGCCTGTGTGATGTCACGTGATGTCACCGTGGCAGAGTTCTGTTCCTGCTGTCCATTCTCTCTGCAGTCGACTCAGCCATCTGATACAGCACTCATATTTACGTGTGTAGCACATAAAAGAAGTATAATACGTATCACAATTTATCAACTTTAAGGGACTGGGTGGAATATCAAACATGCTTACACCCTGTGTTACAGAGTTAAAACTTCCACACTGAGATTACACAGACAAAAcgtaaaaaacacacagtaatacattatgaacacacacacacgcacccgcactattttgtcactttttatgTGCTAAATCATATTATATGTTGTACACTTTATGCAGTTGTgattacaattacatttttcatttattgttagCACTGGAGCAGTGACCCATACATTTATCCCGCAGTAATGATATGCTCTGTTATACATTTGGTTAATTTTAGTTCATGAACAAAGACAGTAATGACCAATAAACCTGTTTTTACTTTGTGGTACTAGTTTGTACATTGCGCACTAAAGGCAGAATTACTTGTGGGACTTTGATCATGCCTAAAGCACGTGCTGGTGCCAAGCAAGTCACTAAACCCTAAGCTGGCACAAGATCATGTTGTCAGAAGTGATTACTATAGATGAATAAAGCATTTTACACATGCTGGCATGTCACAGTAGGAGTAGAACAGGTGGAAAGAGGAAACTGAATGGCGACTGATGCCCTCTGAACTGTCCCAGGGTCAGGGCCCTGCTTTGGTGCATAATGGCTCATTGACAATCTCATGCATGAAATGttagagcagcagcaggctaTAAATCCCATTCTTATTTTTACTCTGTTAAATTCTGTCGTTAACTAAGCAGATGGAAATTAGGGATTTGCTCCGAAAAATAATGAAGTTATGCAGTTTTCTGTCAACAGTCAAAGCTGATGCTGTAAAACAGTTGGTGGGTCCTAATGAGCAGACAACAATTGTGCCATTCTCCTTGTGAATCAGACCCTTAGGGGCCATAAGCAGAGGCAGGGGGTGGCTTTTACTGTCCTTCATTGGTGTTGCCTACATGACAATCAGCTGACTCggtcttcagcagcagcttaaaaaaaaaaaaaaaaaaaaacttccttaAAAAATCTCTAAAAATCTGACACACAGAACCAGTTAAAGGCTGCTGGAGCAGGCCAAGGGTCCGTTGAGCAGCCAGGGGGCGACTGACGTCCGTTTTACACCGCTGATTcatacactgtaaaaaatgCCACGCATTGCAACAAGTCATCTTGTCTCTTCGTTGTTAAATTAACCTCAGAgttgacataaaatataaataattttgacTTCCTTTGCCCATGCTTGTTGGTCAGCTCTTCGGTCTTTGCGGTGTTGGGTGTTTAATCTTGACTCAAATGTCAGCCACGATCGGTCTCATTCCGGAGACACCCAGGGTGAATCAGATCTGGGAGGAAACACCGCGTTCGCTCCAAAAATGATGTTACCCACTCCAAAATCTCCCCATTTCTTTCACAGCGTTTCACTCAACACCTGAAGAAAACCAGTTCTCGGGTCATTCTGGGGATTTGCATTTGGCACACGGGGCGCAGACTTCTTGCAGTGTGTGACGTGCGGGGGCAGAGCAGAGGGCTGCTCTGATTTAAGTTGCAGTCATCTGGATGGATGttatcacactcacacagaccgTCAGCCGGAGAAGCGCGCCGCTCCGAGAAACTCGCTCTCCGGACTACACGCGCTTCATTTCTCCAGGATTTACGCAGCCCAGACGCATGGCACTCCCGGACTGGCACCACCTCATCCTACATGAAGCCACTTTGTTTGAGTtttgagagagagtgaaagggaCAGAGAGTGGGGGAGACGGATACTTATGGTTTGGTGGAAAGGTGCCACAGTCGGCCGTGTCTCCTCTCCAAACAGTGCGCCCTGCGTGGCCGCATTTTCTCTCCGGGACCTCCGAGCGGCTGGAGCCCGCGATGGGATGCAGAGGCGCGCTGGGATGCTGCCTGCTCGCGGCGCTGTGCTGCTCCCTCCTTCCCGGCTGCAGAGGTAACATCACCGTGGCCGTGATGCTGCCGGACAACCACCACAAGTACCCGTGGGCTCTGCCGCGCGTCTTCCCGGCCATCCTTATGGCGCACGAGGATCTGCACGGCAAGCACGGGCTGCTGCTGGGCCGGACCATCAACATCCTCAACTACAGCACCGAGGACCCCGCC
This sequence is a window from Echeneis naucrates chromosome 12, fEcheNa1.1, whole genome shotgun sequence. Protein-coding genes within it:
- the alad gene encoding delta-aminolevulinic acid dehydratase, whose amino-acid sequence is MQTPPESIIHSGYFHPTLRSWQTCAADLRPDNLIYPIFITDSADAVEPIGSLPGQARYGVNKLEEMLQPLVENGLKCVLIFGVPAKIEKDDRGSGADTDDTPAVLAVKKIRSLFPDLLVACDVCLCPYTSHGHCGILNGDGTLNNDASCLRLAEVAMAYAQAGCHIIAPSDMMDGRVRAIKQALISNGLGNKVSVLSYSAKFASCYYGPFRDAAQSKPAFGDRRCYQLPPGARGLAIRAVERDVREGADMLMVKPGLPYLDIVREVKDKFPAHPLAVYNVSGEFAMMWHGAQAGAFDLRAAVMEAMTAFRRAGADIIITYYAPQLLTWLKE